One Chitinophagales bacterium genomic window, CCCAATGGTCCACCACCAGTATCAGGTTTAATTGCTACTGTTCTTTCAAAAACAGAAATAAAACTGGATTGGGCACAGAACAACAGTCCATCTTATAATGAGACAGGTTTTGAGATATATATGGCATCGTCGGCAGCAGGACCCTATAAATTGATAGCTATTACGGCCCCTGATGTTACTACATTTACTCATAGCGATCTCTTACCAGATACAGACTACTTCTATAAAGTCAGGGCTATTAATAATACCGCAGCATCTTCTGTGGTAGGTCCGGCTGCTGCAAAAACACAAGCGGATACCAGCCCGCCAACGGCACCGGCGAATCTCCGGGTAGGTGCTACAACCAGAAATTCTGTTGAATTGATCTGGGATGAATCGACTGATGATGTAGGTGTGATTAAATATGATATTTATGTGAACGGTATTAAATACTATGAATCAGATGTAGCGTATGCTACAGTATATAATCTGAATTATCAGACTACTTATGCCTTTAAAGTAAAAGCCAGGGACTTTGCAGGTAATGTTTCACCGTTCAGTAACCAGGTCACCGGGCAGCCTATATCTAATGGATTAAATTATAAGTATTATACCTATACTGGAACATGGGATCAGCTTCCGGATTTTAATACGCTGGTACCTGATGCCACAGGTGTTGTGCCCAATATTACTCTTGAGAATCGTACACAAAATGACAATTTTGCCTATTTATGGGAAGGGTTGATAAAAATACCAGCAAGTGGTAACTATCGTTTCCGTACCAGATCGGATGATGGAAGCAGGTTGTGGATAGGTGCGTTGGGTTCCCAGGTTTCTCCATATAGTTATTCAGGAACACCGGAAGTAAACAATGATGGATTACATGGGCCACAAAATAGAAATGGACCTACCAGGTATTTTGAAGCAGGTACTTACCCCATTGCTATTGCTTTTTATGAACAGGGTGGGGGAGAAACAATGGAAGCCCGTTTAAGACAGTATCCATCGAGTTCATATAATCTTATACCGGATAGTTATTTTGCTGATGAACCTATTATTAATGGTTATCCACCTGTAAAACCATCAGGTCTTACAGCCAATGCGCTTACTTCAAGTGAAATAGAACTCAACTGGATAGATAATAGCGGTGATGAAACTGGTTTTGAGGTCTGGAGATCAACAGATCCTGTTAACAACTTTGTTACAGTAGGGAATGCTCAGCCCAATGCCACTAGTTTTATAGATAGTTCGCTGGACGCAAATACAACTTATTATTATAATCTGAAGTCGCTTGGGCAATATGGTGAATCTGATTTTGCAGAAGTGGGAAGTGGTGTAGATTATTCTTATTATGAAGTAGATAATATGAACAATCTCCCGGACTTCAATTCTTTAACACCACAAAAAACCGGAAGAATAAGCACCTTTAGTTTAGGTGAGCAAGATCGGGGCGATAATTTTGCTTTTAAATTCTCCGGATTTATTACTGTCCCTGTTGCCGGAGATTACATTTTTTATACTACATCTGATGATGGATCAAAACTATATATTGATGGTTTTGACGAAGCTCATAAAGTAGTTGATAATGATTATTTGCAAGGGCCTACAGAACGGAGCGGGACTATTAACCTTACTGCCGGTATACATGAAATACATGTAACATTTTTT contains:
- a CDS encoding fibronectin type III domain-containing protein, which encodes AAGANISYTEWPNLGHGCWNQSWALPEFPVYMNKAHKANPWPLFGRTEFCPGESINQVIGVMAGFDGYEWRKDGVLIPGATSNTYTATSLGVFSCRIRRGTEWSPWSPSPVELKLKGVTVPPSIQINGLFSNVIPAPDGNTGVELIVPTGYATYNWQREGSPTVLSTTNTLYATTPGQYKVQVTEQFGCSSVPFSSLFPVIDANGPNGPPPVSGLIATVLSKTEIKLDWAQNNSPSYNETGFEIYMASSAAGPYKLIAITAPDVTTFTHSDLLPDTDYFYKVRAINNTAASSVVGPAAAKTQADTSPPTAPANLRVGATTRNSVELIWDESTDDVGVIKYDIYVNGIKYYESDVAYATVYNLNYQTTYAFKVKARDFAGNVSPFSNQVTGQPISNGLNYKYYTYTGTWDQLPDFNTLVPDATGVVPNITLENRTQNDNFAYLWEGLIKIPASGNYRFRTRSDDGSRLWIGALGSQVSPYSYSGTPEVNNDGLHGPQNRNGPTRYFEAGTYPIAIAFYEQGGGETMEARLRQYPSSSYNLIPDSYFADEPIINGYPPVKPSGLTANALTSSEIELNWIDNSGDETGFEVWRSTDPVNNFVTVGNAQPNATSFIDSSLDANTTYYYNLKSLGQYGESDFAEVGSGVDYSYYEVDNMNNLPDFNSLTPQKTGRISTFSLGEQDRGDNFAFKFSGFITVPVAGDYIFYTTSDDGSKLYIDGFDEAHKVVDNDYLQGPTERSGTINLTAGIHEIHVTFFERGGGEFLEVRYEGPAGSGIAKQLIPADVLGLPLPNATTLPLPSVPLDPSDLVATGTSSSKISVTWNDNSGDETKFEL